A genome region from Musa acuminata AAA Group cultivar baxijiao chromosome BXJ3-5, Cavendish_Baxijiao_AAA, whole genome shotgun sequence includes the following:
- the LOC103973166 gene encoding uncharacterized protein LOC103973166, with amino-acid sequence MKCERHPFEAGVGVCASCLRERLLAITAPAQAASSPEHPSPLPFKFPRSVSPSGSRRYSSVVSALFGCHGPGDRDRTPQKSRSWLSALLRGRRKKNMSSVYSPEDAAAWPGRDPDPEFRYDAKSPCRSWHRKRQPMREPTGEHNHRDRDDLTRFATCFSPLMIASYSRRRSRMEEIGFSELGPHHRRRASTGGPLLYADPPRKLAAFVTVR; translated from the coding sequence ATGAAGTGCGAGAGGCACCCCTTCGAGGCCGGTGTGGGCGTCTGCGCCTCCTGCCTTCGCGAGCGCCTCCTCGCCATCACCGCCCCCGCGCAGGCGGCCTCCTCTCCGGAGCACCCGTCGCCTCTTCCCTTCAAATTCCCCCGCTCCGTCTCCCCCTCCGGTTCTCGGCGGTACTCTTCCGTGGTCTCCGCCCTCTTCGGCTGCCACGGACCCGGCGACCGTGACAGGACGCCCCAGAAATCGAGGTCTTGGCTCTCTGCGCTCCTCCGTGGCCGCCGGAAGAAGAACATGTCGAGCGTGTACTCCCCGGAAGACGCCGCCGCATGGCCGGGCCGGGACCCGGATCCTGAGTTCCGGTACGATGCCAAGTCTCCGTGCCGGTCGTGGCATCGGAAGCGGCAACCGATGAGGGAGCCAACGGGGGAGCACAACCACCGCGACCGCGACGATCTGACAAGGTTCGCCACGTGCTTCAGCCCGCTGATGATCGCGAGCTACTCCCGGCGGCGGTCCCGGATGGAGGAGATCGGGTTCTCCGAGCTAGGCCCGCACCACCGCCGACGTGCGTCCACCGGCGGCCCGTTGCTGTACGCGGATCCGCCGCGGAAGCTGGCCGCATTCGTCACCGTTAGGTAA